The nucleotide sequence CGTTTTTGGACTCCGGGGGATGAATACGTGCCGCAGATGAAGGATATCAGGACTGCGGCAGACAGGGTGTATGTGCCCCCCTTCTATATCCGGGAAAACTTTTTCCGGCCGTATATGATCGACGAACGCTTCAAGGTGAAGCACAAGCTCAACGGCCGCACCAATCAGGGCACCTACCCCATAGTGCCCGACTGGGGAGACTGCTGGGAGCTGCTGGGAGACGGCCACACCTTCGGCAAGTTTTTGCCGGACAGCGAATACTTCGGAGAGCATCCCGAATGGTATTCGGAGATAGACGGCAAAAGGGTCTCCGGGGTGACCCAGCTGTGCCTCAGCAACGACGAGTGCGTGGAGGCTCTGACCCAAAGGGTGCTCGCCGAGTTGAGAAGGCACCGGGAGCCCAGGATGATCAGCGTGTCCCAGAACGACAACGAGCTCTATTGCCGCTGCGAAAAATGCCGGGCCCTGGCCGCGGAATACGGGGCCCAGTCGGGCCTCATCATCCGGGCGGTGAACCACGTGGCCCGGGCTGTCAAAAAGGAGTTCCCCGGCGTGCTGGTGGAGACCTTTGCCTATCAGTATTCCGTGGACCCGCCCCGGGATATCAAGCCGGAAGAGAACGTGCTTATCCGGCTCTGCAATATCAACGACGACTTTGGCACGCCTCTCAGGGATTCTCCCGCAAGCCCTTATCCCGACAGGGTCTCGGAGAACCTGAACTTTCTGAAGGCCATCGCCGGCTGGCACCGGCTCACGGACCGCCTGATGATCTGGAACTACACTGTCAATTTTGACGCCTTTTACTACATACACCCGGTGTTTTTCTGCCTGAAGCCGGACCTCCTGACCTTCAGGGACAACGGGGCGGTGGCTGTGTTTGAGCAGGGGGACGCCTACAACAACGGCTGCTCCTTCAACCTGCTGAAAGGGTATATGACGGCGGAGCTCATGTGGGACCCCGAGGCGGACGACGAGCAGCTCATGAAGGATTTTCTCCGGGGCTATTACGGAGACGCCTGGCCTTATCTCTATGAGTTCATATGCAAGGACACTCAGTGGCAGAGACAGAGCCCCCGGCCGCTGGTCTATAAGTCCTGGCGCTGCCCCTGGCTCACCAAAGACAGGTTCAACGAGGGTATGGGGCTGTTTTGCAAGGCTCTTTCTGCCGTCAGCGGCGACCGGGAAAAAAGCGAAAGAGTCCTGACGGAAGCCCTGTGCTTCCAGTATTCGCTCATCAAGCTCCGCGATGAGGAGCAGCAGGAATGGGCCGGCTGCGAATACTCCCTCTTCAGGGACACGGCGCAGTTTGAGAAATTTTTCCTTGCCCTGCAGAAGAAAAGGGGCAACCTGTATCACAACGAAGGCTGGACCTACTGGGGAGACGATTCCGCCTGGGAAGGGCAGCACCTGAGCCCCGCAGTCCTGCCGGAGGCCCTCAAAGGCCTCCCGCCGGAGGAGTATTTCTGCATTCCCGGAGAGGATCTCAGGGTGTATCTGCCCGGCAATGCCGGGGACCTGAAGCCCGATCCTCTGTCCGCGGAGGGCAAGGCGGGGGTCCTCTCTACCCACACCTATGAATGGGGCCTGACCCGCAAGATCACCCGCACCCTGCGCAAGGCGTACGAGGCCGGCTACAAGACGGCGCGGCTCTACGTCTCCGTCCGGGGGGAAGGTGCCCTGCGCCCCCATGATACCGCCTGCATGGTGCACCTGCTGGACATGGAGCCCGGCACCGGGCATACCTTCGTCATGTCCACGGATATGCTGTCCGGGGACAAATACACCGTCATAGACTGCGGCTCCATGAAGCTGTGGGACCCCCTGGACGTAAAGCTGATATTTGCGCCTCAGTGCAACGGCGCGGTAAAGGACGGGATATGGGTGGACAAGGTGTATATGATATACGGGAGATAAAAAATGGCGCTCCCTGCAGGAATCGAACCTGCGGCCCACTGCTTAGAAGGCAGTTGCTCTATCCCCTGAGCTAAGGAAGCGCGCTATTACAGCACTTTTATTATAGCACATTTTTTGAGGATAATCAATAGAGATACGTATTATTTGACCAAAACCGGCTTTTTGACGGACGAACGCTTGTTTTTGAGAGGAGATCGTGATGAAATATCTGCTGTTTGCCGCGCTGGCGCTGCTGCTGTTCCCCCTGTGCGCCCGGACCGAGGAGTATCCTCCTTATCACGCCTGTATGACCGAGCCCCAGATATGGGTGCTGGGAGATATAGGCAAGACCGAGGAGCGCTTCAGGATATACAAGGAGAACAACGTGGACATGCTGCGCATCGAGGCTGACTGGCGGGTGCTGGAGCCGGAAAAGGGCGTATGGGACGCCTCCCGGCAGATAGCGTATATACGCCTGGCCCACAAATACGGCTTTAAGATCAAGCTGATCCTGGGAGTGATGATGGCCCCGGCCCCCTGGTATATCAGGGAGCACCCGGAGTGCCTGACGGCAGATGAAAACGGCATATGTTCCATGAACACCATGAGCTACTGCTATCCGGGCCTGAAGGCTCTCATCAGGGAAAAGTCGGACAAGATACTGTCCCTCTTCAAAGAGGCGGGTGTCTGGGAGGATATAGTATATATCATACCCAGCTTCGGCCCGGCGGGAGAGCCCATCTATCCCCACCCCTGGACCATGGGCGCCGGCTACGATATCCCCCGCTTCTGGAACTATGACGAGAACGGGCAGGCTGCCTGGCGGGCCGCCATGAAAAAGAAATACAAGACCATAGAAAAGGCCAACAGAGCGTGGGGCACGGACTTTGAGAGCTTTGACGCCATGCCCCTCCTCTCCAGCGGAGAGAAGCCCGGCGCCTACTGGGAGGACTATCTCGTCTGGTACCGGGACGTGAAGCGTGACTTTGTCCGCTGGCAGATAAAGGATACCTACAGGGCTGCCAAAGGCAAGAAAGTATTGGTATATATCCCCGGCACCGCTTACAGCGAGGAGCTGTGGCAGGAGGCGGTGCGGACCGGCGAGGGGGACTGGATCATAAAAATGATGTGCGACTCCATGTGGGTCATGGAGGAGGCTCTGAGGCAGGGCGCCTGGCTGCAATACACCGGCTGCGACAACGCCGAAGAGGTGGCGCGCCTGAGAAAGTATCTGGACGATAAGGGGTATAAAGACGCGGTCATGTGGGGCGAGAACGCGGGCTACTTCAACTGCGCCAAGGACCCTCTGAAGCTGGCGGATACCTGCGTAAAGAACAGGCTCTACGGGCTGGACTACACCCACTCACACTTTGCCTTTACCCTGGAAGGGACCGACGAGATGCCGGATATAGAGAACTTTTCCGCCCTGCTGGATCCGAAGATCACCCCCAGGCCCCATCCCGTGATAATGCCGGAGCTCAGGGCGGCCTTTGGCATAGTGCGGGACTACAACGAGCAGCTGAGGAGGATACGGCGGCAATGATAAGGTGGATCGCCTTGCTGCTGTTGCTGCTTGCCGCTGCGCCGGCTGTTTGCGACTGCCACGCCTGTATGACCGAGCCGGAGATCTGGGTCACCGGCGATCTGCGGCAGACCGAGGAGCGCTTTAAGATATACAGGGACGCCGGGGTGGACATGCTGCGGGTCCAGGCGGACTGGCGGGTGGTGGAGCCCCGGGAAGGCGTGTGGGATATGGGCGGCCGCATAGAATATATACGGCTGGCCCGTAAATACGGCTTCAGGATCAAGCTGATCCTGGGAGTGATCATGGCGCCTCCCGTGTGGTTCAGGGAACAGCACCCCGACAGCCGGGCGGCGGACGAAAACGGGGTCTTCAGCGCCAACACCCTGAGCTACTGCTACCCGGGCCTGAAGAAGGTCATCAGCGAAAAGACCGACAAGATCATATCCATTCTCAGGGAGGCGGGGGTGTGGGACGACGTGGAATGCGTGATCCCGGCCTTCGGCCCCGCGGGCGAGCCCATCTATCCCCACCCCTGGACCATGGAGCCGGACTACGGCGAGCCCCGCTTCTGGAATTATGAGGAATGGGGACAAAAAGCCTGGCGGGCAGCCATGAAAAAGAAATACAGGACCATAGCCAGGGCCAACGCCGCCTGGGGCACGGAGTTTGCCGGCTTTGACTCCATGCCCCTGCTGAAAAGTGGCGAAAAGCCCGGCGCTTACTGGAACGACTACCTCACCTGGATGAGAGACATAAAAAGAGATTTTGTCCGATGGGAGCTGCGGGATATCCGCCGGGCTGCCAAGGGCAAAAAGGTGCTGGTGTATATCCCCGGCACCGCTTACAGCGAAAAGGACTGGCAGGAAGCGGTGGAAACCGGGGCCGGCAGCTGGACCGTCAAAATGATGTGCGACTCCATGTGGGTCATGGAGGAAGCCCTGCGGCAGGGCGCCTGGCTGCAATACACAGGCTGCGAAGACGGCGACGAGGTGGCCCGCCTGCGGAACTATCTGGACTCCCACGGACACAGGGACGCCGTCATGTGGGGCGAAAACGCAGGCTACTGGCGCGCCGCAAAAGATCCCCTGCATCTGGCGGACGTCTGCGTGAAAAACAGGCTCTGCGGCCTGGACTACACCTTTGCTCATTTTGCCTTTGCTCTGGAGGGCGCGGAGACCATGCCTGAGGTGGAAGACCTGAGCGCCCTGGCCGATCCGAATATCAGGATCAAGCCCCATCCCGTGATAATGCCCGAGCTCAGGGCGGCCTTCGGCATAGTGCGGGACTACAACCGGCAGATGGCAGCGCTGAGAAAATAAAGCTGCAGACAGTGAGGGGCTTTGTATGAGATATGTCATAACAGCTGCGGCTGCAGTCCTGCTTTTTGTCTTTGCCGCGGGGGTCCGGGCAGCGGGACCTGAATGCCGCGCATGCGTGACGGAGCCCTACGTGTGGGTCACCGGAGACCTGCAGAATACCGAGGAACGCTTTGGGATATACAGGGACGCCGGGGTGGATATGCTCAGGATAGAGGCCAACTGGTCCGCCCTTGAACGGTCGGAGGGCAATTGGGACGCCTCGCGCCAGATCGAATACATCCGCCTTGCCCGCCGTTACGGCTTCAGGATAAAGCTGATACTCGGAGTGGTCATGGTGCCCCCTGCCTGGTATGTGAGGCAGCACCCGGGCTGTCTGCCCGCAGACGAGGACGGTATCGCATCCCCCAAGACCCTCAGCTACTGCTATCCGGGCCTGAAAGCCCTCGTGCGGGAAAAGTCGGACAGGATAGTGTCTCTTTTCAAAGAGGCGGGAGTGTGGGACGACGTGGACTGCGTCATACCGGCGCTGGGTCCGGCGGGAGAGCCTATCTACCCCCATCCCTGGACCATGGGGGCCGGCTACGATACGCCCCGGTTCTGGAACTACGATGCCAACGGCCAGGCTGCCTGGCGGGCCGCCATGAAAAAGAAATACAAGACCATAGAAAAGGCCAACAGAGCGTGGGGCACGGACTTTGAGAGCTTTGACTCCATGCCCCTGCTCTCCAGCGGCGAGAAGCCCGGGGCTTACTGGGAGGACTTTCTCCTGTGGTACAGGGATCTGAAAAGAGACTTTGTCCGCTGGCAGATAAAGGACGCCCTGCGGGCAGCCCGGGGCAAGCGGGTGCTGGTGTATATCCCCGGTACGGCTTACACCCCGGAGGAATGGCGGGAAGCTGTCCGTACGGGAGAAGGGGGTTGGACCGTCAGGATGATGTGCGACTCCATGTGGGTCATGGAGGAAGCCCTCAGACAGGGCGCAGAGCTGCAATATACCGGCTGTCAGAACGAAGAGGAGGTGGCCCGCCTGCGGAATTATCTGGACTCAAAGGGGTATCGGGACGCAGTCATGTGGGGCGAGAACGCCGGCTATTGGCGCTGCGCCAAAGATCCTCTCAGGCTGGCGGAAATAGCGGTGAAGCACAGGCTCTGGGGGCTGGACTACACCCACGCCCACTTTGCCTTTATTCTGGAGGGGGCGGACAGGATGCCGGATACGGAGGACTTCACCCCGCTTCTGAAGCCCGGCATAGAGGTAAAACCCAGCCCGGTCATAATGCCACAGCTGAAGGCGGCCTTTGGGATAATACGGGACTATTGGCGCTCCGCTGATCGCTGCGAAGCGGCCGGCAGGACGCCAAGGCGTCTGACATACGGCCGGCCACGCCGATATGACGCGGGGCATTAGCGTGTGCGCCCGGGAGACGGCGGAGAAAACCATGATGTCCTCTTCCGGGGGCGGCTCTCATAGACAAGGCGGCCATCTGTGTGATATAATTATACGTGGGAAAACAGGCCTTGGGGCCGGCAATCAGAGAAGGATCATGGCAGACAGCAAAACCGATTTCAAAGCAAAATATTCCGCAAGGACCGAGTCGGGCTTTCCCGGCTCTCTGGACCTTTTCGGAGTGGAATACGAGAAGGTGGAGGATCTCCGTTACGGCACCAATCCTCATCAGGGGGCCAGTTTTTACAAGCCAAAGGGCGCGTCTGGTCTGACCTTCGGGGATATGGAGATACTGAAGCTGGGCAAATCCGGCCTCAGCGAGACCAATTATTCCGACCTGAACCACGGCGCGAACATAGTCAAGTATTTTGACGTCCCGGCCTGCGCAGTCATGAAGCATCTGAATCCTTCCGGCGCGGCCGTGCAGAACTCTCCGGACATGAGCGTCTGCGAAGTGTATAAGAGGGCCCGCAACGCCGACGCGGTGGCGGCATTCGGCGGCACGGTGGTATTCAACTGCAGGGTAGATCTTGATACGGCCAAAGAGATAATGACCTCCTTTGTGGAGGTGGTGGCCGCTCCCGAGTTTGACCCGGACGCAGTCAGCGAGCTCCACAAGGGCGAGGAATACAAGGTCAACAAGGAGATACGCATCGTCCGGCTGCCCAATATAGACCGGCTGCCCAAGTGGGTGGGCGACCCCGCCGCTCCCACCGTCAAGACCCTCATGGACGGCACCATAGTGGTGGCCGAGCCACTGCTGACTTCTGTCAAAAGCGCCGCTGATCTGGTGAACGGCACCTGCTACCGCAAAAAGACCGACACAGAATACTCGGTGGCCACTCCCGCCACGGAGCAGCAGCTCAGGGACCTGCTCTTCAGCTGGTACGTGAATCTCAGCACCCGTTCCAACGGCGTGGTCATAGCCAAGAACGGCGTCACCCTGGCGGTGGGCACCGGCCAGCAGGACAGAGTGGCGGCGGTGCGCCAGGCCATAGCCAAGGCCCGGGAAAAGAACGTCTCCGGCGAAAGCCTGGAGGGAGCCGTGCTGTCCTCCGACGCCTTCTTCCCCTTCCGGGACAGCGTGGAGGCCTGCGCCGAGGCAGGCATCAAGGCCATCATACAGCCCGGCGGTTCCCTGAGAGACTGGGACAGCATCGAGGCCTGCAACGAACACGGCATAGCCATGGTGTTCACGGGCGAGCGCTGCTTCAGCCATCATTAAAGCATCGATTCACAAGGCAGGCGGCGTCGCCTGCAGGACAGCGTTGCGGCGAGGCGCAGCGCCGGATACACAGAGGATACGCATATGAAAGAGATCACAGCCGGCTTTCTGGCAGACACGGAAGCCGAATACAGGCAGAGCGACATACACACCGTGGCCCGGCGGGCTCTCGCCAAAAACTCTATAGGCAGCATCACCAGAGTGAGCGAGCAGACCGAGTTTACCCGCAACAGGTTTTCCGTCAATCTGCAGACCCTGCCGGCCACCAACTAAAAGTCCAGCGGGCGCTGCTGGATCTTTGCGGGCTGCAACGTGCTGAGAGAGCTGGTGGCCAAAAAATACGACCTCAAGGAGTTTGAGCTGTCCCAGAACTTCGTGGCCTTTTATGACAAGCTGGAAAAGTGCAACTTCTTCATGGAAAAGGTCATGCTGCTCATGGGCGACCCCGGGGAAGAGCGCACCCTGGACACCATCCTCTCCCGGGGCATAGAGGACGGCGGCCAGTGGGATATGTTCGTCAATATCATCCGGAAATACGGGGCCGCTCCCAAGGACGCCTTTCCGGAGACCTATCAGAGCTC is from Abditibacteriota bacterium and encodes:
- a CDS encoding IMP cyclohydrolase yields the protein MADSKTDFKAKYSARTESGFPGSLDLFGVEYEKVEDLRYGTNPHQGASFYKPKGASGLTFGDMEILKLGKSGLSETNYSDLNHGANIVKYFDVPACAVMKHLNPSGAAVQNSPDMSVCEVYKRARNADAVAAFGGTVVFNCRVDLDTAKEIMTSFVEVVAAPEFDPDAVSELHKGEEYKVNKEIRIVRLPNIDRLPKWVGDPAAPTVKTLMDGTIVVAEPLLTSVKSAADLVNGTCYRKKTDTEYSVATPATEQQLRDLLFSWYVNLSTRSNGVVIAKNGVTLAVGTGQQDRVAAVRQAIAKAREKNVSGESLEGAVLSSDAFFPFRDSVEACAEAGIKAIIQPGGSLRDWDSIEACNEHGIAMVFTGERCFSHH
- a CDS encoding beta-galactosidase, with translation MIRWIALLLLLLAAAPAVCDCHACMTEPEIWVTGDLRQTEERFKIYRDAGVDMLRVQADWRVVEPREGVWDMGGRIEYIRLARKYGFRIKLILGVIMAPPVWFREQHPDSRAADENGVFSANTLSYCYPGLKKVISEKTDKIISILREAGVWDDVECVIPAFGPAGEPIYPHPWTMEPDYGEPRFWNYEEWGQKAWRAAMKKKYRTIARANAAWGTEFAGFDSMPLLKSGEKPGAYWNDYLTWMRDIKRDFVRWELRDIRRAAKGKKVLVYIPGTAYSEKDWQEAVETGAGSWTVKMMCDSMWVMEEALRQGAWLQYTGCEDGDEVARLRNYLDSHGHRDAVMWGENAGYWRAAKDPLHLADVCVKNRLCGLDYTFAHFAFALEGAETMPEVEDLSALADPNIRIKPHPVIMPELRAAFGIVRDYNRQMAALRK
- a CDS encoding beta-galactosidase; translation: MKYLLFAALALLLFPLCARTEEYPPYHACMTEPQIWVLGDIGKTEERFRIYKENNVDMLRIEADWRVLEPEKGVWDASRQIAYIRLAHKYGFKIKLILGVMMAPAPWYIREHPECLTADENGICSMNTMSYCYPGLKALIREKSDKILSLFKEAGVWEDIVYIIPSFGPAGEPIYPHPWTMGAGYDIPRFWNYDENGQAAWRAAMKKKYKTIEKANRAWGTDFESFDAMPLLSSGEKPGAYWEDYLVWYRDVKRDFVRWQIKDTYRAAKGKKVLVYIPGTAYSEELWQEAVRTGEGDWIIKMMCDSMWVMEEALRQGAWLQYTGCDNAEEVARLRKYLDDKGYKDAVMWGENAGYFNCAKDPLKLADTCVKNRLYGLDYTHSHFAFTLEGTDEMPDIENFSALLDPKITPRPHPVIMPELRAAFGIVRDYNEQLRRIRRQ
- a CDS encoding DUF4838 domain-containing protein, which translates into the protein VGQTEWTKKQVPDFDWDSLKRDGILIKSGPDSLVLAGDRPAGTLYAVYDFLEKELGVRFWTPGDEYVPQMKDIRTAADRVYVPPFYIRENFFRPYMIDERFKVKHKLNGRTNQGTYPIVPDWGDCWELLGDGHTFGKFLPDSEYFGEHPEWYSEIDGKRVSGVTQLCLSNDECVEALTQRVLAELRRHREPRMISVSQNDNELYCRCEKCRALAAEYGAQSGLIIRAVNHVARAVKKEFPGVLVETFAYQYSVDPPRDIKPEENVLIRLCNINDDFGTPLRDSPASPYPDRVSENLNFLKAIAGWHRLTDRLMIWNYTVNFDAFYYIHPVFFCLKPDLLTFRDNGAVAVFEQGDAYNNGCSFNLLKGYMTAELMWDPEADDEQLMKDFLRGYYGDAWPYLYEFICKDTQWQRQSPRPLVYKSWRCPWLTKDRFNEGMGLFCKALSAVSGDREKSERVLTEALCFQYSLIKLRDEEQQEWAGCEYSLFRDTAQFEKFFLALQKKRGNLYHNEGWTYWGDDSAWEGQHLSPAVLPEALKGLPPEEYFCIPGEDLRVYLPGNAGDLKPDPLSAEGKAGVLSTHTYEWGLTRKITRTLRKAYEAGYKTARLYVSVRGEGALRPHDTACMVHLLDMEPGTGHTFVMSTDMLSGDKYTVIDCGSMKLWDPLDVKLIFAPQCNGAVKDGIWVDKVYMIYGR
- a CDS encoding beta-galactosidase; the protein is MRYVITAAAAVLLFVFAAGVRAAGPECRACVTEPYVWVTGDLQNTEERFGIYRDAGVDMLRIEANWSALERSEGNWDASRQIEYIRLARRYGFRIKLILGVVMVPPAWYVRQHPGCLPADEDGIASPKTLSYCYPGLKALVREKSDRIVSLFKEAGVWDDVDCVIPALGPAGEPIYPHPWTMGAGYDTPRFWNYDANGQAAWRAAMKKKYKTIEKANRAWGTDFESFDSMPLLSSGEKPGAYWEDFLLWYRDLKRDFVRWQIKDALRAARGKRVLVYIPGTAYTPEEWREAVRTGEGGWTVRMMCDSMWVMEEALRQGAELQYTGCQNEEEVARLRNYLDSKGYRDAVMWGENAGYWRCAKDPLRLAEIAVKHRLWGLDYTHAHFAFILEGADRMPDTEDFTPLLKPGIEVKPSPVIMPQLKAAFGIIRDYWRSADRCEAAGRTPRRLTYGRPRRYDAGH